Proteins encoded together in one Halomarina salina window:
- a CDS encoding DMT family transporter produces the protein MTDSRLRLVAAFLVASVCFGGTFVAATAGLAYFPPLLFAAFRFDIGAVLLFGFVLARFPREELLPRTRADVAGILAAGVFAIGLANVFIFVGQQYTTSGVGAIVFSLNPILTPVLAAGILSNERLSRVGALGMAVGFVGVALVVGVDPSALVGGAVLGKAIVFAGAVSGALGAVLIRRADSSLSSTVRTAWALPVGALLCHLLSLGTGERLGAVAWTPAALVALGYVGVFSGAVAFIAYFGLLDDVGPIHGNLVFYVVPIVATLGGWLLLGETISTLTLVGFLTIFLGFTIIGHDAISSAFGRFVGDGDDAVTMGAGGSVNGRHDGPVWSDDD, from the coding sequence GTGACGGACTCGCGTCTCCGGCTGGTCGCGGCGTTCCTCGTCGCCAGCGTCTGCTTCGGCGGGACGTTCGTCGCGGCGACGGCCGGACTGGCGTACTTCCCGCCGCTCCTGTTCGCGGCGTTCCGGTTCGACATCGGGGCGGTGCTGCTGTTCGGGTTCGTGCTGGCGCGGTTCCCACGCGAAGAGCTACTGCCGCGGACGCGCGCCGACGTCGCCGGCATCCTCGCGGCGGGCGTCTTCGCCATCGGCTTGGCGAACGTCTTCATCTTCGTCGGTCAGCAGTACACCACCAGCGGGGTGGGCGCTATCGTCTTCAGTCTCAACCCCATCCTGACGCCGGTGCTCGCCGCCGGTATCCTGTCGAACGAGCGCCTCTCGCGGGTCGGCGCGCTCGGAATGGCCGTCGGGTTCGTCGGCGTGGCGCTCGTCGTCGGCGTCGACCCGAGCGCCCTGGTCGGCGGTGCCGTCCTCGGCAAGGCCATCGTGTTCGCGGGCGCGGTGAGCGGTGCGCTCGGTGCCGTCCTCATCCGCCGGGCCGACTCCTCGCTGTCGAGTACCGTCAGGACGGCGTGGGCGCTGCCCGTCGGTGCACTCCTCTGTCACCTCCTGAGCCTGGGGACCGGCGAGCGGCTCGGAGCCGTCGCGTGGACGCCCGCCGCGCTCGTCGCCCTCGGCTACGTCGGCGTGTTCTCGGGCGCGGTGGCGTTCATCGCGTACTTCGGCCTGCTCGACGACGTCGGCCCCATCCACGGGAACCTCGTGTTCTACGTCGTCCCCATCGTCGCCACGCTGGGTGGGTGGCTCCTGCTCGGCGAGACCATCTCCACCCTCACGCTCGTCGGCTTCCTCACGATATTCCTCGGGTTCACCATCATCGGTCACGACGCCATCTCGTCGGCGTTCGGCCGGTTCGTCGGCGACGGCGACGACGCTGTGACGATGGGCGCAGGCGGGTCAGTCAACGGTCGCCACGACGGCCCGGTCTGGAGCGACGACGACTGA